A window from Seriola aureovittata isolate HTS-2021-v1 ecotype China chromosome 14, ASM2101889v1, whole genome shotgun sequence encodes these proteins:
- the mrps5 gene encoding 28S ribosomal protein S5, mitochondrial, protein MAAAVRVCCALRITVGGVPPLRSIVGAAQVSQLVSRASAASLQRNPALPPFPATAWQQTRQGSFFNKLTAEELWKGVLAESGAGARKGRGKRTKRKLKKDLNRGQSLGEGRGGFLWPGLNSPMVKDQVLQSMSRRSEAEQQEVQAEIVRQRDEWERRRKMKVKRERGWTGNSWGGVSLGSPDPGPNGETYEDFDSRVIEVKSVFNMTAKEGRKRSISCLVAVGNGNGAAGFALGKAADRNTALRKAKNRAIHYLYYIDRYNNHTIYHDIESKFKRTTLRMRKQNKGYGLHCHRAVITLCKLIGIEDMYCKVEGSINYLNITRALFTGLANQKTHQSLADKKKLHVVEFQSERGPLPTVVATPKDGAQPDPEPTDEIPNTRLHWDDVRATQGTKRSIWAGVKRTIW, encoded by the exons ATGGCGGCGGCCGTACGGGTGTGCTGTGCCCTCCGTATCACAGTCGGAG gtGTACCACCACTCCGTAGCATCGTGGGAGCAGCTCAGGTGTCCCAGTTGGTGAGTCGAGCCTCAGCTGCCTCTCTCCAAAGAAACCCTGCACTTCCACCGTTCCCTGCAACAGCATGGCAGCAAACCAGGCAGGGCAGCTTCTTCAACAAGT TGACAGCTGAGGAGCTATGGAAAGGTGTGTTGGCAGAGTCGGGGGCCGGAGCCAGGAAGGGCCGCGGGAAGAGAACCAAACGCAAACTGAAGAAGGATCTGAACCGAGGACAGTCCCTCGGAGAAG GTCGAGGTGGTTTCCTGTGGCCTGGCCTGAACAGTCCGATGGTAAAGGATCAAGTTTTGCAGAGCATGAGTCGGAGGAGCGAGGCCGAGCAGCAGGAGGTGCAGGCGGAGATAG TGCGTCAGAGGGAtgagtgggagaggaggaggaagatgaaggtcaagagggagagaggatggaCTGGAAACTCCTGGGGGGGCGTCAGCCTGGGCTCCCCTGACCCCGGACCCAACGGAG AAACTTATGAGGATTTTGATTCACGCGTCATTGAG GTGAAGAGTGTGTTCAACATGACGGCCAAAGAAGGCAGGAAGAGGTCCATCAGCTGTCTGGTCGCCGTGGGAAACGGCAACGGAGCCGCAG gcTTCGCACTGGGTAAAGCAGCAGACAGGAACACAGCTCTGAGGAAG gcCAAGAACAGAGCCATCCACTACTTGTACTATATAGATCGATACAACAACCACACCA TTTATCATGATATTGAATCCAAGTTCAAGAGGACGACGCTCCGcatgaggaaacaaaacaaag gttaTGGTCTGCACTGCCACCGGGCGGTCATCACTCTGTGCAAGCTGATCGGCATAGAGGACATGTACTGCAAAGTAGAGGGATCCATCAATTACCTCAACATCACCAGGGCCCTCTTCACTGGATTAGCCAATcag AAAACCCACCAGAGTCTGGCCGACAAGAAGAAGCTCCACGTCGTCGAGTTTCAGTCGGAGCGAGGCCCGCTGCCCACTGTGGTGGCGACTCCTAAAGACGGGGCACAGCCCGACCCAGAGCCCACGGACGAGATCCCCAACACCCGGCTGCACTGGGACGACGTGCGAGCCACCCAGGGGACCAAACGCTCGATCTGGGCCGGTGTCAAACGCACCATCTGGTAG